A genome region from Conger conger chromosome 16, fConCon1.1, whole genome shotgun sequence includes the following:
- the LOC133115319 gene encoding interferon a3-like gives MDARQFLYLFIIYSAQNFCEGCDWIQRGFRRVGGESLSLLSEMGGDITDDMVPVPFPKNLYRSIQNAEMDDKVKFLHESIDQIIELFDGNLDAVTWNKLKVEHFLTLLDRQSRELQKCVSSASKYERRLNQYFRKLKRNVLKQRKYDTHSWELIRKEVRRHLQRLDLISAAMKTPAN, from the exons ATGGACGCGAGGCAGTTCTTATACCTGTTTATTATTTACAGCGCGCAGAACTTCTGCGAAGGCTGCGACTGGATTCAGCGCGGATTCAGGCGGGTGGGCGGCgaatccctctctctgctcagtgaGATG GGTGGAGATATTACTGATGATATGGTACCTGTACCTTTCCCAAAAAACCTGTACAGGAGCATCCAGAATGCAGAG ATGGATGACAAAGTCAAATTCCTGCACGAGTCTATTGATCAGATAATCGAACTGTTTGATGGGAATTTGGATGCTGTGACATGGAACAAGCTGAAAGTGGAGCACTTTCTAACTCTCCTTGACCGACAGTCTCGCGAACTTCAGAAATGT GTTTCTTCTGCAAGCAAGTATGAGAGGAGACTGAATCAATATTTCCGGAAGTTGAAAAGGAATGTCTTAAAGCAGAGG AAGTATGACACACATTCATGGGAACTCATCAGAAAAGAAGTGAGACGGCATCTTCAAAGACTGGACCTGATTTCAGCTGCAATGAAGACACCAGCAAATTAA
- the LOC133115322 gene encoding interferon a3-like — MDARQFLYLFIIYSAQNFCEGCDWIQRGFRRVGGESLSLLSEMGGDITDDMVPVPFPKNLYRSIQNAEMDDKVKFLHESIDQIMELFDGNLDAVTWNKLKVEHFLTLLDRQSRELQKCVSSASKYERRLNQYFRKLKRNVLKQRKYDTHSWELIRKEVRRHLQRLDLISAAMKTPAN, encoded by the exons ATGGACGCGAGGCAGTTCTTATACCTGTTTATTATTTACAGCGCGCAGAACTTCTGCGAAGGCTGCGACTGGATTCAGCGCGGATTCAGGCGGGTGGGCGGCgaatccctctctctgctcagtgaGATG GGTGGAGATATTACTGATGATATGGTACCTGTACCTTTCCCAAAAAACCTGTACAGGAGCATCCAGAATGCAGAG ATGGATGACAAAGTCAAATTCCTGCACGAGTCTATTGATCAGATCATGGAACTGTTTGATGGGAATTTGGATGCTGTGACATGGAACAAGCTGAAAGTGGAGCACTTTCTCACTCTCCTTGACCGACAGTCTCGCGAACTTCAGAAATGT GTTTCTTCTGCAAGCAAGTATGAGAGGAGACTGAATCAATATTTCCGGAAGTTGAAAAGGAATGTCTTAAAGCAGAGG AAGTATGACACACATTCATGGGAACTCATCAGAAAAGAAGTGAGACGGCATCTTCAAAGACTGGACCTGATTTCAGCTGCAATGAAGACACCAGCAAATTAA